Within the Coffea arabica cultivar ET-39 unplaced genomic scaffold, Coffea Arabica ET-39 HiFi ptg000078l, whole genome shotgun sequence genome, the region TTTTCTCCTCCGATCCTCCGTGACAGCAGCCCCACCCTATCTAgttctttctctccttttttgtcAATCTTTCTctcacttttccttttcttctctcttcACACTTATTCTCTTTCCTCCAATACTCTATGGCAGCCTCTTCTCTCCATCTagttctctctcctctctctctctctctctctctcttatttttgtGCAAGCCTTTCTATTACCTCTTGTCAGTCGCTTTTCCATGCTCCATACATTGCAAGGTTGATTGGTAATAGTCAGGTGGCAGTTCAATAGAAATTGGTGAAGCATGAATACTTAAAGGATGGGAAGAAGGAAGTAGGAAaggggaaagaagaaaaaaataaagataagaaaatgaaaaataagttTATTCCAAAATCTTATAAATATATACCAAACACTAGTCAGTGTAATGATACTCTTGATCAAACTCCATATTGAATTTTTGGACGCGATTCCAATTACAATTCTCATTCCTAGGTTTGAACCAAGCGCCCCCTGAAAAGGAGCCAAGCTATTTTTACCAGTAgaaattgataaaatgatcagtataattcattttttataagtTGAGTGACCTTTTtgtcacacaaaaaaaaaaagtttagtgatCAATTCATACcattttaaataatttagtCATCGTTTTGGCCATTTGCTCTAAGTTTTTCTGGGGTTTTGTACAAACTACAAAGCTTTACAATTCTTCTTGTCGTATTGAACCTTAAATCATCTATCCAAGAGTTGTTTAAATTAAAATGGACATGTCCGATGTTTTGCATGGATTTAGGGTGATATATCAGTGAGCTTTTGTTGTCGCTACTATAATAATTAATACTGgctctttttttccccttcttcaGATGGTGAAGAAGCTGAAGTCATGTCCATTTATTGGCTCTAGGATCAATTTAATGTATCTCTAATCTTTTCTGGGATTACAAAAAAgggaaattcaacatttactaGCAATGGCGGAATCACGTGTACTTGAGGGGTAATTGCCTCCTCCCAAATTAAATTTTAGATAACTGCATGATAGATTTAAAAGTTTGGAATATCAAAGAAGTTTTAACCTTTTTCAGATATAGATGTCACTCTGTTAGGGAAAAAAGTTTTAACCTTTTTTAGCTTGAAAATGAGCAGGGTAATTAACTCTATTAATGGTCTACAAGTTGACAATTGCCCTCCTATTTATAGGCCCTAGTTCCGCTGCTATTTAGTAGAGAGTGGAGAATATTTTAGACGTTAGTAGTATACCACTATTCATCATCTTAGTTGAACAAGAATGCACCTTGGGAGGGataaaaatttggaaaaggGGAATAAAttagtcaaacaaaaaaaaaatagaaaaacccaTCAAAGAAATAATTACTCATTCATTTGATGGTAGGACTTGCTAATCTTTAAAGGTCCATAAAAGGAAATTCGATGATGGAATCGAAACATATATTTGGGAAAATGACAAATTTCATCcttaaaccttttttttttttttggttggtgtCAGTTTAATCCCTAACTTTTacttttaatcaatttgatacttgaacttagTTTGCAGTTTCAATTAAAGACCTTTGCGGTAGCACCACTATTTAAAATTAATCTACTTCCTAATTGAATAACTAAATAGGGGTGTTATGGAAATGTCACTCATGGAACtgtaataaaacaagtaaatcgTGTAAAAAATTGACATATAAAACTTTTAAAGTGTGTAAAATGTCACCAGATAAAACTTTTTAAAGTTTAATCTTGTGATTTTTTTACACGATTTATTACAACCCCGTGAGCGATGTCCCTAAAATATGCCTGTTTAGTTGGTCAATTAGGAGTTATATCACTTTTAGGTGGTGGTGTTGCTACAGAGATTCTTAATTGGAACTGCAAAATAAGTTCACGTATTAAATTGGTTATGAATtaaagttagggactaaattgacacAAATGACAAAGTTTAGATATGAAATTGGCaattttttccatttatttCAAGGAGATAAacatcatacacatatatacattggagttcatttaaaagtttttaaaattttgaaggggacaaaaatattttacttataaaGGTTATTACTAAGAAATTTCAAATGATTAAGAGAGCAAATCATAAATCTGTAGAACTTGGAAGGCAATGGCCCCTCCTCGCGCCTCCTAAGTCCGCCCTTGGTACTTGGCATTGCAATACGAAGACGAAGGACAAGCCATTTTGCAAATTCATTAGCACTCCTAGCATGTTGTTACAAGTAACAAGACGATAAATCgcaccaaaaaataaatttaaaaaaagtagGACGGTAAAATCCAAAAGTGATTCAATAAAATTCTAAATCCGGCAAAGAGAAGCCCTAATGGTAAAATAAGATAGGAGAGAATTATAGTTTTGACCTCCATTGTTTTTTTGGTCTGTGTGCTAAATTAATTTCTATTATTTCATCTAAAGTAAATTTTGGcccctaaaattttttattctagACATATTTGGAACAATTAACTAAATGGGCAATAAGAATTTTAATTAATAGATATTTTATTACCTATATAGTACAATTTCATTccaatttgcatttcatttcatccTAAAACCTATTTAAAAATTAAGGGAATATCAATgattcaaaattaaaatattgaaaaCCGAAAGAGCAAATTCAAAATTGTTGATTAATAGTAATTGGACATTGATCCTCATtcattcttgaattttctttagTTGTTCTAAATGTACATAAAATTATAGTATACTTTAGGGATCATATTTGATTTGCTTTAGAGCAAATATTAAAAACCAATTTAGCATACATGTCAAATATTGGAGATCAAAATTGCAATTCTTCCTAAAGGATAGCAGCCACCTTACGTGTCAACAACGCAGAGCCTCATTATCTTAAGCACAAAACGAGAGGTCCGAAGCCTCCCCCCACCCAAAACCAGAACCTCAATCTCTCACTCTCTAACCAAACCGATCATCATCGACCCATCAGTGCCGTTGAAATCGTTCATGTCCCGCCACACCATACCCATCTTTCTCTCCACCGTTCCCTCTTGACAAATCCCAAATCCTTATATCTTGATAATTGTCAATGGTGGTCCGAGACACACCTGATCAGCCCAATATCTCTAATCTTCAGACAAAGAGAACCAGGAACGTTTCAATtactttaaaaagaaacaaatcatcCAGCAAGTCCCAGCGCTCCAATACTACCAAACAAGCTGGAATAGAAAACTTATGGCAAAACCAGTGCAAATTGAGGTGTGGAATCCGAATGGGAAATATAGAGTTGTCAGCACAAAGCCTATGCCTGGAACTCGTTGGATCAATCTGTTGATCCAGCAGGACTGTCGCGTAGAAGTAATCATCCAACTTCCAACTCTGTTCACTAAGACTGTCATTCTTCAATATTGGAACTTTGTTTTCACTCTCTTTGGATTGATATCATGCGTTAACTTCCGTTCAATTTTCATGAACAGATATGCACACAGAACAAAACCATTTTGTCTGTTGAAGATATCATTGCTCTGATTGGTGATAAGTGCGATGGAGTCATTGGACAGGTAGATGCAGAGATTGCACTCGCACCTCTGAAATTCTTGATATATTTATTCTCTGGGCTTTTCTTCACAGGTTTGATGCCTGTGTTTGTTATGTTATTCTAGTTGACTGAGGATTGGGGGGATGCACTGTTCTCTGCGTTGAGCAAAGCTGGAGGTAAAGCTTTCAGCAACATGGCCGTGGGATATAACAATGTGGATGTTAATGCAGCCAACAGATACGGGGTTGCCGTCGGAAATACGCCTGTAAGTCATGTTTCTTTCGGAACGCTTTTGCTTGCGAATCGCACCTTCATAAGCTCTTTTTTGTTAACAATCTGGTGCTTCAGTTCAACCCACATAGGATTTAGGCATTACAATCACACGAGTGTTTGCTGACTAACTTTGTGTACTTGAGTTGCGTAAGTGGATTGTAGCAGCTGATGGTCGCACAAAATTTTGTTGTTTGTGCTCCAAATGATGTTTGTTGTGTACTAACTTGTGTGCTTGAGCTGGTTTTAATTGGGTCGAATACAATGAAATTAACTGCAGGGTGTGCTCACAGAGACTACAGCAGAGCTAGCAGCTACACTTTCCGTCGCGGCAGCTAGAAGGATTGTGGAAGCAGATGCGTTCATGAGAGGCGGCTTATACGAAGGATGGCTTCCTCATCTGTAACGGCGACCACTTCATTTTTAGTGGAATTCAGCTTATTACACTTTTAAATTTGCTTCTTGACCAGTACTGTTTTATGATTCAGTTGAGATTCTCTTTTAGGTTTGTGGGCAACTTGCTCAAACGACAAACTGTTGGAGTGATTGGAGCTGGTCGTATTGGTTCTGCTTATGCCAGAATGATGGTAATGCCTTAGCATCTCTATTCACTTGATGCTAAAGATGAGCAGCAACTTTCTAAAATGTGGCGACACTTACCAAACATAGTCCAAACCTTTATCATTGCACTTTAAAAGCCTAACCTTGTCGATATGTTAGGAAACAATGGCCTACTAGATCAGCCAAGGCTTGCCTGAAGATGCTTCTCGAAAGCTTGAAGAATGAAGATTCTAGTTAATATCCTAGTTTCTTTGGCCAAGGCTAATTATGCGTCTGTGGTCGTTTATATCAAAATGATCTGTCTTTTGCTTTGATGAATTACTTTATATGTGCGTGCATTGATTGAGGAAATATATggattccctgaaattttgctgTGTTGATTGAACTGAACTCTATATTGAATCAAACAGGTTGAAGGCTTCAAAATGAACTTAATCTACTACGATTTGTACCAAGCCACCCGTCTAGAAAAGTTCGTCACAGGCATGTATTTCCCTTTCCCTGCCTATTGTTCTCACTTTCCCAGCATAAAATGAGTAATGCCAAACGTCCATTTTGCAGCTTATGGCCAGTTCCTGAAAGCCAATGGTGAACAACCCGTGACGTGGAAAAGAGCTTCATCCATGGATGAAGTGCTTCGAGAAGCTGATGTGGTAACCATCAAACTCACTATTTTAGTCCAGAAATATAAAAGTCATTTTTGTCCTGTTTCTCTCAACGCATTTTCACCATTGGTTAATAGATAAGTCTTCATCCTGTCCTCGACAAAACAACATATCATCTTGTGAATAAAGAAAGGCTTGCAGTAATGAAAAAGGTAATGCATGTCTTTAAACTTCCTTCCTCGATGAGC harbors:
- the LOC140032793 gene encoding glycerate dehydrogenase-like produces the protein MAKPVQIEVWNPNGKYRVVSTKPMPGTRWINLLIQQDCRVEICTQNKTILSVEDIIALIGDKCDGVIGQLTEDWGDALFSALSKAGGKAFSNMAVGYNNVDVNAANRYGVAVGNTPGVLTETTAELAATLSVAAARRIVEADAFMRGGLYEGWLPHLFVGNLLKRQTVGVIGAGRIGSAYARMMVEGFKMNLIYYDLYQATRLEKFVTAYGQFLKANGEQPVTWKRASSMDEVLREADVISLHPVLDKTTYHLVNKERLAVMKKEAILVNCSRGPVIDEVALVEHLKANPMFRVGLDVFEDEPYMKPGLADMKNAIVVPHIASASKWTREGMATLAALNVLVYHLYKK